In Alligator mississippiensis isolate rAllMis1 chromosome 9, rAllMis1, whole genome shotgun sequence, the genomic stretch ATCTTCTGTGCaaacagcccagagctggtgtTGGCCTGGAAGGGGTCCTCAGTCCCCCCCGGCTGCATTTGCCTGGCAGAGCCCAGAACAGGAGCCATTCTCTTGGAGACCAAAGGTGGGAGTGCTCGGGGCTGCCAAAATGCCCCCCACGGGGCTCCTTGCATTCTCACGGgttcctggggctgcctgggcccagcacgGGAAGGAAACAGTTGTTCCAGCTGTGAAAAACAAGGAAAGTGATTACTACCAGCTGGCGAGTTTGACCACAAGGAAAGATTCCCTCCCCGACCATGGAGGACACCCAAGGAGGCTATAGTTCAGGTCCAGGCAGCCAGCTGGGCCggcacagggcagcggggctgtATCCGTGGAAGTGCGCTCAGGAGTCAGCAGCCACCGCTCTTCACAGGCTTTGCAGGGGCAGCCCGGGTCTGGGCAGCAGACAGCTTCGGCAGGCATAGCCTGTGCCCAGGTCAGGTGGGGATGGCTCTGCCCCTGCATACGCTGCTCTGTGCCGCCGCCTGGTTTTGTGCGTCTGCTCCTGTCAGGGAGATGCTGAGGGTGGAAACTGCCTTGCCTGGCTCTGgtggagctgggcctgggggagctggggaagggcatGGGGAGTGGGCACGGGGCTTGGGGCGAGCGCTTTGCAGGGTCTCTGTCCTGCCTCTGGAGGGGCTGCTGCCCTCGCCGggcttccctgggcagctgcGACGGCCTTCCCAGATTGCACGCTGCgtggtctcccctgccccctgcctcgcTCACAAGCCCCGGGCCTGACCCTTGcatttcccttcccttgcaggctCTGACCCCTGGACGCTGCTGCAGGTTGTGCCCCCTTCTCCTGCCGGATGGACTGGCCAGGAGCAGCGAGGTAGCAGCAGCTCGCGCGAcgcccagcccagccatgccgacggagccaggcagagctgagACTCCGCAGCACCCGGCCCCCGTGGACCTCTCGGAGCCGAGGGGCAAGACGGCCAGGAAgagggagaggctgagagccggAGAGCAGCCTGGGCCTGTGACGGACAGTAACGGTGCCACAGCTGGTGCacgggtgggtggcagcagcctgctctAGGTGCCCAGCAGCCTTGCTCCTGGGCTCCCAGCGCTGAGCCTCGCTTTGCCCCGGCCCCTGCAGAGCTCAGACCGTGCTGGGTCCCATGTCAGCCCGGCTGGGAGAGAGCCATGCCCAGCGCTCCTTCGCCATGGGCTCCTGCCTGAACCAGACAGGCGCTGCGGAGGGCATCGCTGGGGCGGCGCTGGTGGGGTCCGTGCTGGTGGCACTCATCTTGGTGACCATCTGCGGGAACGTCATCGTCTGCCTGGTGGTCACCCTGGACCGCCAGCTGCGCAGCCTCACCAACTGCTTCATCGTCTCCCTGGCCACCACcgacctgctgctggggctgctggtgctgccctTCTCGGCCATCTACGAGCTCACCAAGGACTGGCCCTTCGGCACTGTCCTGTGCAACATCTACACCAGCCTGGACGTCATGCTGTGCACGGCCTCCATCCTCAACCTGCTCATGATCAGCCTGGACCGCTATTACGCCGTGACCAAGGCGCTGCGCTACACCCAGCTGATCACCCCGTGCCGCGTGAAGCTGGCCCTGGTCGTCATCTGGGCCGTGGCACTGATGGTGTCCTTCCTGCCCATCCACCTGGGCTGGAACGCCAGCGGGCAGAGCACCAACAGCAGCAGGGTGTGCCAGCTGCAGGTCAATGCCTTGTACGGCCTGGTGGACTCGCTGCTCACCTTCTACTGCCCACTGATCGTCATGTGCATCACCTACTACCGCATCTTCAAGATCGCCCGGGAGCAAGCCAAGCGCATCAACCATACCAACAGCTGCCTGGCCACCGGCCCCTTGCTGGTGAAGGAGCATAAGGCCACGGTGACGCTGGCGGTCGTGCTGGGGGCGTTCATCATCTGCTGGTTCCCCTACTTCACCGTGTTCACTTACCGGGGGATGATGGGTGACGACGCGGTGGACTGCATGTCCAAGTCCATTGTCCTGTGGCTGGGCTACGCCAACTCGGCCCTGAACCCCATCCTGTACGCTGCCCTCAACCGGGACTTCCGCTCAGCCTACCAGCGCCTGCTGCGCTGCCGGAGGCAGAGGGgcctctcccactgccagcccctgACCTTCGCCTATGCACCCTGCCACAGGGGCCGAGCTGGCCAGCAAGCACTGAGCACGCAGCAGGAGAAGCCCCTGAGGTTGCAGGAGCGGAACGGCAGGGAGAGCTCGCTCGCTCGAGGAGCCAAGGAAAGGTACGGCTTGCCCCTTGCAAgcggctgggggctgggagcagggcggggggaggTGGCCAGAAGAGCATCACACTGAGCTATGTCCAGACTCGGGTCAGAGGACACGGCCCAAGGCACGGGGCATACCCCGAGCGAGCTCAGCTGCCCCTGCAATGAGCCTGTGGCTGGCTGGGTCTTGCATGGTGGCTGCTCGGTTTCCCCCTGGTCACCGTGGGCAGAGCTCACTCCTTGTCTCAGATGGAGCAAGCTCACTCCCCTGACTCGGACTGCGGGCACCCGGCATGTACCCTCCGGGTGCACCGCAGGGCTTGTgcaggtgctgggctgggcatcaCGCATCCACTTGGCTGTGGTGCCGGCACTGAGACGGACTGCCCACCACCAGTGAGCTGCCCCTTGGGCATGTGCATGATGTTGGGTTGTCcatgggggagctgcagggctgggctgggctggctcaggGGCAGCTGTTCACACCAgcgggcagggctggagcccctTGATGTGTGTCCCAGTGCTCCGTCCTCACCCTCACATGATGCCTGCGTGCATGCATGGATGCTGGCCCCCGGCAGCCTGAGCAGCACAGCACTGTTGATAGCATGGGGGCCTGTTATCAGCAGCTGTGCAGGTGCAGCATGTGGAGGTGATGGTGACCTTGGCCAGCTCAGCAGAGGCATCTCACCAGTTGCCCCCATTCGGTCCTGGGGAAAGAGCAGGGCTGCTCCCTGGTGCAGAAGCCCTGCGGGCGCAGCAAGGCTGAAAGCGAGAGAAGGAAGTGCAGCACGTGGCTTCAGCTACCGCACCGCACAGAGCCGATGCTGGGAGCACACGGCACCTTCCTTCCGGGGGAAGCACGAGCCACAGCGTCACTGTGCACCCAGCTGCCTCGCCAGCATTAACAGAGCCTCCCTTGGCGCCGTGCCGGAGGGGCCGGCAGGGCATGCGCCCTACGCTCAGGAGCACGGAGCCGCCTAACCCAAACCAGGCGGGAggtccaggcagggcagctgctccCCAGACTGCTCCAGCCTCAGCACTGACCCCCCCACAGCTGGTCCCCACTGGAAGGGGACCCTGGAAGTGCCCCACAGCagggctccagcctgccccagccccgggcctTTGCCTTGAGGgggtccccccttcccctgcccctgcccctgcccccggagGGGGTGCAGCCCAACCTGCggcctggtgctgggggtgctggtgCTGAACGGCCCATGTCCCCCCAGCACAGAGCAGGAGACCGTGTCCTTCCAGAGAAGCAGACCTGGCCGAGGACATGGCACTTGCCAGGCACAAGGGGAAGAAACGCCCAGGATTTTAGCCATAacggctgcaggggctgcactgATCTAGGCCAGGCAACAACAGCAGCTTCCCATCCCGCCTTCGAGCCTTAGACACGCAGCCCAAAGTGCACGAGAGGCCCCTCCGTGCAGCGGCACAGGCAGCGCTGGGGGATAGGGAGTATCTGCCGGGTGGGCAAGCTCCTGCGTCTGCGGGGCCTCTGCCAGCATCTCGGCCCACCTGCTTTCCGGGGTACCAGGGGGGGACCCCTCGTGTCGCAGCAAACATCTGGCAAGGATTGTCCACCAGGAAAGAGTGCAGAGGTCGGGGCTCCCTCGTGCCCAGGCCGTTTCCGAAGCATCAGGAGCCactggctcccctgccctccttcctccttccctgacTCCTGCACCCGCTCTCTGCAGCGGCAATATCCTTGCAGCCCGTCTCAGGGCTGAGCCGCCCTGTCAGGCAccagcagctgcatggaggaTGGAGGGGACCTCCCGGGCTTGCTCTGTATTCACCTCGCCTCATTGTGCCCTGGAGCGATTCCTGACAGCGAAAGGGCATGAAAGCTGAGGCATGCATCAGCATCTCGGCCCTTGTGCCAGGAGGCAGATTTGGTTTCACAGCCAGGGAAACGGGCTTGGAAACTTGCTGGGTTACCCGGGAAGGGCAgcggcagggagaggcaggcccCGGGGCGTGGAGATGCTGGACTGCCAGGGAGACAGGGCAGCACGCACGGAAACCTGGACACCAGCAGAGCTGCAAAGGCAGACAGGCCATGTGTGCAATACATGCCTGCAGGTGTGGGCACGCATGCCCATGTGCACACGCACAAGCAGCCAGCTGGAGAGGGGGTGCGTAGCAGTCTCAGTTGTCCACAAATTCAGCTAATTAGTCCTTGGCGCGGTGCCACAGTGGAAGGCGGgggccagccaggcagggctgcggAGACGGGAGCCAGGGCAGTACGTTCCCGCCTGAAGGGGACGAAGCAGCCGGGGAGGCAGCTGTACCCCGGGGACAACAGCCAAGTGCCACTTCCCCCGGCAGGCACAGCTTCCCAGAAGCCTCCTTCGTCCCTGGGGTGGGAAGATCCTCTGCAGTAGGCCGAAGCGGTTGGATCCCAGGGCTCCTGCACGTTGCAGGGGGGCCGGGAAGCAGACTGCATCTTGCAGAAGGGCGCTGGGGGGTTCGTGCAGTGGCTGGCCCAGAAAGGGGACCGTGGGCCCTGCTCCCTGTCCGGTGCCCTGGCTCAGCTCACCGAGCCAGCCGCAGATTtggcacagcctggggctggctggcatCCAGTCCCGCCAGGCGCTTGgctctggcaggtgctgctggccgGTGCTGTGCCTGGTCGTGGGAGCCTGCTGAGGTCTGGAGGCCGACGGGGAGCACAGGGTCTGGCACTGCACAGGcacccagcctgcagagcccacaGACAGGGCAAAGGGCATTTCTGCCCTggacatggtggcagcaggatcAGAATCAGACCTCCAGACCCcaagccccaggtggggcagggtctCCCTGCTTGCTCAGGGCTCCCCAGGCCTGGCCCATTGCGCAGGGACCCGGCACCCCTGCAGGCCCCCTTGGAGCGCAATGCAGAGCCGTGTCTTTGCAAACCCCGTCTTCCCTAGCAGAGCCACGGCAGCTGCTGAACCAGCGCCGATCTGAACGAGATCCCAGGCACTGACTTCCACGGGGAGGCTGGGAGCGGTGTTGGGTGCTCGGGCTCAAGCATGGCCCGTGGGGCATGTCACTGGGACTCCCAGGCGGTTTGATTGGTTGTAATCACTGGCAAATAGGCCGGATTCCCCTGGTCGCGGGGGCACAGGTGGGCTGTTAGCGCCAAGACAGCCCTGACCGGCTGGGGCACGATGCAGCCAAGCATGGAAACAAAGGTGGCAGAATCGAACGTCTCTTTTTGCTCCATTCCCAGTTCCCTCCCCTGAATGCTCATCCCGGCGGAGCCAGCGCCCAAGCCTCGTGCAGGCAATTGTCAAGTGCAAGGAGGTTTTCCAAGCAGCTCGGCACTCCGTGGCTCCAGGCCGGGCTTCCGGAGGAGCTGGGCACCGGGCGGTTTGGCCGATCTCGCTGTTCACTG encodes the following:
- the HRH2 gene encoding histamine H2 receptor; translated protein: MSARLGESHAQRSFAMGSCLNQTGAAEGIAGAALVGSVLVALILVTICGNVIVCLVVTLDRQLRSLTNCFIVSLATTDLLLGLLVLPFSAIYELTKDWPFGTVLCNIYTSLDVMLCTASILNLLMISLDRYYAVTKALRYTQLITPCRVKLALVVIWAVALMVSFLPIHLGWNASGQSTNSSRVCQLQVNALYGLVDSLLTFYCPLIVMCITYYRIFKIAREQAKRINHTNSCLATGPLLVKEHKATVTLAVVLGAFIICWFPYFTVFTYRGMMGDDAVDCMSKSIVLWLGYANSALNPILYAALNRDFRSAYQRLLRCRRQRGLSHCQPLTFAYAPCHRGRAGQQALSTQQEKPLRLQERNGRESSLARGAKESSGAFP